From Cydia fagiglandana chromosome 24, ilCydFagi1.1, whole genome shotgun sequence, a single genomic window includes:
- the LOC134676184 gene encoding eukaryotic peptide chain release factor subunit 1 isoform X1, with amino-acid sequence MSADQFGTASNIKSRVNRLSVLGAITSVQHRLKLYTKVPPNGLVIYCGTIVTEEGKEKKVNIDFEPFKPINTSLYLCDNKFHTEALTALLADDNKFGFIVMDGNGALFGTLQGNTREVLHKFTVDLPKKHGRGGQSALRFARLRMEKRHNYVRKVAEVATQLFISADRPNVAGLILAGSADFKTELSQSDMFDPRLQAKIIKLVDVSYGGENGFNQAIELAAESLQNVKFIQEKKLIGRYFDEISQDTGKYCFGVDDTLRALELGAVETLICWENLDIQRYVLKSHATNQETILHLTPEQEKDKSHFTDKESGVELELVECQPLLEWLANNYKSFGATLEIITDKSQEGSQFVRGFGGIGGLLRYKVDFQSMQLDDEEIDNIYDIDDY; translated from the exons ATGTCGGCCGACCAGTTTGGCACCGCGTCCAACATCAAGTCGCGCGTCAACCGCCTGTCCGTGCTCGGCGCCATCACCTCCGTACAGCACAGGCTCAAGCTCTACACTAAAG TGCCTCCAAACGGCCTAGTGATCTACTGCGGCACCATCGTCACCGAAGAGGGCAAGGAGAAGAAAGTCAACATAGACTTTGAGCCGTTCAAGCCCATCAACACCTCGCTGTACCTGTGCGACAACAAGTTCCACACGGAAGCGCTCACGGCGCTGCTGGCCGATGACAATAAGTTCGGCTTCATCGTCATGGACGGTAACGGCGCGCTGTTCGGTACGCTGCAGGGCAACACTAGAGAG GTGCTTCACAAGTTCACGGTAGACCTGCCGAAGAAGCACGGTCGCGGTGGTCAGTCCGCGCTGCGTTTCGCGCGTCTCCGCATGGAGAAGCGGCACAACTACGTGCGGAAGGTGGCCGAGGTGGCCACGCAGCTGTTCATCAGCGCCGACCGCCCCAACGTGGCCGGCCTCATCCTGGCCGGTTCCGCTGACTTCAAGACGGAGCTCAGTCAGTCCGACATGTTCGATCCT CGGCTGCAAGCCAAGATCATTAAGCTGGTGGACGTGTCGTATGGAGGCGAGAACGGGTTCAACCAGGCCATCGAGCTGGCGGCCGAGTCGCTGCAGAACGTCAAGTTCATCCAGGAGAAGAAGCTCATCGGACGGTACTTCGACGAGATCTCGCAG GACACGGGCAAGTATTGTTTCGGTGTGGACGACACGCTGCGCGCGCTCGAgctcggcgccgtcgagacgCTTATCTGCTGGGAGAACCTCGACATCCAGAG ATACGTCCTCAAGTCGCACGCAACCAACCAGGAGACCATCTTGCATCTGACGCCTGAGCAGGAGAAGGACAAGTCACACTTCACCGACAAAGAG AGCGGGGTGGAGCTCGAGCTGGTGGAGTGCCAGCCGCTGCTGGAGTGGCTCGCCAACAACTACAAGTCGTTCGGCGCCACGCTCGAGATCATCACCGACAAGAGCCAGGAGGGCAGCCAGTTCGTGCGCGGCTTCGGAGGCATCGGCG
- the LOC134676184 gene encoding eukaryotic peptide chain release factor subunit 1 isoform X2, whose product MSADQFGTASNIKSRVNRLSVLGAITSVQHRLKLYTKVPPNGLVIYCGTIVTEEGKEKKVNIDFEPFKPINTSLYLCDNKFHTEALTALLADDNKFGFIVMDGNGALFGTLQGNTREVLHKFTVDLPKKHGRGGQSALRFARLRMEKRHNYVRKVAEVATQLFISADRPNVAGLILAGSADFKTELSQSDMFDPRLQAKIIKLVDVSYGGENGFNQAIELAAESLQNVKFIQEKKLIGRYFDEISQDTGKYCFGVDDTLRALELGAVETLICWENLDIQRYVLKSHATNQETILHLTPEQEKDKSHFTDKESGVELELVECQPLLEWLANNYKSFGATLEIITDKSQEGSQFVRGFGGIGGILRYKVDFQSLQLDEPLDDVDLDDY is encoded by the exons ATGTCGGCCGACCAGTTTGGCACCGCGTCCAACATCAAGTCGCGCGTCAACCGCCTGTCCGTGCTCGGCGCCATCACCTCCGTACAGCACAGGCTCAAGCTCTACACTAAAG TGCCTCCAAACGGCCTAGTGATCTACTGCGGCACCATCGTCACCGAAGAGGGCAAGGAGAAGAAAGTCAACATAGACTTTGAGCCGTTCAAGCCCATCAACACCTCGCTGTACCTGTGCGACAACAAGTTCCACACGGAAGCGCTCACGGCGCTGCTGGCCGATGACAATAAGTTCGGCTTCATCGTCATGGACGGTAACGGCGCGCTGTTCGGTACGCTGCAGGGCAACACTAGAGAG GTGCTTCACAAGTTCACGGTAGACCTGCCGAAGAAGCACGGTCGCGGTGGTCAGTCCGCGCTGCGTTTCGCGCGTCTCCGCATGGAGAAGCGGCACAACTACGTGCGGAAGGTGGCCGAGGTGGCCACGCAGCTGTTCATCAGCGCCGACCGCCCCAACGTGGCCGGCCTCATCCTGGCCGGTTCCGCTGACTTCAAGACGGAGCTCAGTCAGTCCGACATGTTCGATCCT CGGCTGCAAGCCAAGATCATTAAGCTGGTGGACGTGTCGTATGGAGGCGAGAACGGGTTCAACCAGGCCATCGAGCTGGCGGCCGAGTCGCTGCAGAACGTCAAGTTCATCCAGGAGAAGAAGCTCATCGGACGGTACTTCGACGAGATCTCGCAG GACACGGGCAAGTATTGTTTCGGTGTGGACGACACGCTGCGCGCGCTCGAgctcggcgccgtcgagacgCTTATCTGCTGGGAGAACCTCGACATCCAGAG ATACGTCCTCAAGTCGCACGCAACCAACCAGGAGACCATCTTGCATCTGACGCCTGAGCAGGAGAAGGACAAGTCACACTTCACCGACAAAGAG AGCGGGGTGGAGCTCGAGCTGGTGGAGTGCCAGCCGCTGCTGGAGTGGCTCGCCAACAACTACAAGTCGTTCGGCGCCACGCTCGAGATCATCACCGACAAGAGCCAGGAGGGCAGCCAGTTCGTGCGCGGCTTCGGAGGCATCGGCG